A stretch of Salvelinus alpinus chromosome 4, SLU_Salpinus.1, whole genome shotgun sequence DNA encodes these proteins:
- the aicda gene encoding single-stranded DNA cytosine deaminase — MINKFDSVLLAQKKFIYHYKNMRWAKGRHETYLCFVVKRRVGPNSLSFDFGHLRNRSGCHVELLFLRLLEAGALCPGLWGYGAPDSVGLCYSVTWFCSWSPCSDCSYRLAQFLSQTPNLRLRIYVSRLYFCDPEDSSAREGLRMLQRAGVQITVMNYEDYFYCWQTFVACRQRVFKAWDGLHQNSVQLARKLNDILQPGEAEDWGDAFELLGL, encoded by the exons ATGATCAACAAATTTGACAG TGTTCTGTTGGCCCAGAAGAAGTTTATCTACCACTATAAGAACATGCGCTGGGCCAAGGGCCGACATGAAACCTACCTGTGCTTCGTGGTCAAGAGGCGGGTGGGACCAAACTCACTCTCCTTCGACTTTGGACACCTGCGCAACCGGTCCGGCTGTCATgttgag ctgctGTTCCTGCGCCTCTTGGAAGCAGGCGCCCTGTGTCCAGGCCTGTGGGGTTATGGAGCTCCAGACAGTGTGGGACTGTGTTACTCTGTCACCTGGTTCTGTTCCTGGTCCCCCTGCTCAGACTGCTCCTACAGGCTGGCCCAGTTCCTCAGCCAGACCCCCAACCTCCGCCTCAGGATCTATGTCTCCAGGCTCTACTTCTGTGACCCGGAGGACAGCAGTGCGAGAGAGGGTCTCCGCATGCTGCAGAGAGCCGGGGTGCAGATCACTGTCATGAACTATGAAg ACTATTTCTACTGTTGGCAGACCTTTGTGGCTTGCAGACAGCGTGTGTTTAAGGCCTGGGACGGACTGCATCAGAACTCTGTTCAACTGGCCAGGAAACTTAACGACATCCTccag
- the nat14 gene encoding probable N-acetyltransferase 14: MVKLELDQVVMRRMREDDIETVKAIIKEGCQGTENRLILHILTRPVCLLLLATVSSVLRCFLHSFILALIIPVFLLIVYLKFTMPRSTGVLGTSRPYWDYVGSSYRGAQDETLPYSRISGKPPPAKGKARRRTKPKAEDKDKDSSPEIIDVEREKAAGQVWVADCEGEIVGCVSREGDCRLGMRRFCRVVVGCWYRREGLGRLLVQSLEQRERQTGATRVYAHVPYPSAVGEAFFRKLGYRLQGEVGYDGEEEEEDEEQPERTFLGFHVTKVFVKDLK, translated from the exons ATGGTAAAGCTGGAGCTAGATCAGGTGGTAatgaggaggatgagggaagATGACATCGAGACTgtcaaagctatcatcaag gAGGGTTGTCAGGGAACAGAAAACCGTCTGATCCTCCACATCCTGACTCGTCCTGTCTGCCTCCTACTCCTGGCCACCGTCTCTTCTGTCCTCCGCTGCTTCCTTCACTCCTTCATCCTGGCCCTCATCATCCCTGTCTTCCTGCTCATCGTCTACCTCAAGTTCACCATGCCACGCTCCACCGGAGTGCTGGGCACCAGCCGGCCCTACTGGGACTATGTGGGGAGCAGTTACCGAGGGGCGCAGGACGAGACCCTCCCCTATAGCAGGATCAGTGGGAAACCCCCACCGGCAAAA GGCAAGGCCAGACGGAGGACCAAACCCAAGGCAGAGGACAAGGACAAAGACTCGTCTCCTGAGATCATAGACgtggagagggagaaggcagCAGGGCAGGTGTGGGTGGCGGACTGTGAGGGGGAGATCGTGGGCTGTGTGTCCAGGGAGGGTGACTGTCGTCTGGGGATGAGGAGGTTCTGCAGGGTGGTGGTGGGCTGCTGGTACCGCCGGGAGGGCCTCGGCAGACTGCTGGTCCAGAGtctggagcagagggagaggcagacgGGGGCCACGAGGGTCTACGCCCATGTCCCCTACCCCTCTGCAGTAGGAGAGGCCTTCTTCAGGAAACTGGGCTACAGGCTGCAGGGGGAGGTGGGCTACGAcggggaggaagaagaggaggatgaagagcaGCCGGAGAGGACATTTCTGGGCTTCCATGTCACCAAGGTGTTTGTCAAAGACCTCAAGTGA
- the znf628 gene encoding zinc finger protein 62 homolog → MTPGKKRHSSTNTNTHTYINTKHTTFYSLIVSCLNMANSALVVQAELLPPQSSSSLSPFPSLQGPGEGGEDRVREEEADGEKGMVEGGEDIVLTGVGVQMVTSSVLAAPHLQEHPEHPFQCLDCGKSFKWSSRLAHHQRSHNNERPYRCNLCPKAFKGSSALLYHQRSHSGEKPYKCEDCDKAFKRSSLLQVHRSVHTGLRTFQCPYCPLTFKWSSHYQYHLRQHTGECPYPCDSCPKAFKNSSSLRRHKNVHLGLKPYVCTVCTKAFTQSTNLRQHMRIHTGERPYICGECGRSFTHSSNLALHRNSQSHTGEGKGGETGGGNMGDEIQEVIVGEDVTSQMLTDMGFVSQEATVGVGVGEVFLSSGHQTLLPHLTLTPTQGGVCTSRAIGTEVHVSMESGASVLLYSCGSCSQTFSTRTELEDHQAMHLGPGEEGGSGVGEGGGVGHLLADFEEVVETTAAAENGHTTAELLGLTGGNMGTTQAQFDLLQSFTVRAQIPTDSVETGCNTTGTGTGTECAYCGKSFKTSGGLNRHLAQVHSLSPSQSRSQFSCSACDRSFTLLSSLLTHQHSHTPEQRLLAEAEAEIVCPASLSLSLPLPSSPSQGEQHQDTQGEIHVSLMAVTEEGDREMVKPSTRAVVKGQRKGAASKTAGGNNERPYRCSECGKAFKGSSGLRYHMRDHTGERPYRCTECGKSFKRSSLLSIHQRVHTGVRAFQCPYCPLTFKWSSHYQYHLRQHTGERPYVCQECGKSFKNSSCLRRHSQLHSGLRPHICPICSKSFSQTSNLKQHERTHSGERPFHCAQCHKSFTHSSNLQLHLRTHSSRKDYKCPFCGKEFVMQSYLQRHMRTHGNGAVAGDAGVGGKEGGRAGGGVTTTTTLLNPITLETTGNSGSLIVSQPALDIPPNTSQNYFMIQTANGLQLIPLSAPAPPPPPPPPPQTQYILLQCPSTNGSQPSLILVPTTATNPQPTLEPQGLPLVQTVLNPAQTQMQHFQTISQQQQQPRFIITTTNNNVNNPPVAKTTTPSLNSMLNKPILGKSTRTARSRRGRKPKAVVGRNTATSVAMTTTSVTMTTAPISQSGDVIPVSSCNVTSVTPATVTAANTMTSSLPSSLPAKSQSPFSPPTASVSVSTPSSSTSAAVTSGPLKVATVNSVTTVTPSSLPSDPVAWVGEPQTAPELSKTTEQDMRGEQYVLCFQKEGGKKEEVKIGGEGGGSYVLQFEGEGSGEGGQGGMGREGDGESYVLRFQTEGEREGEREGGKEKGGLVSLNLLQKWGGVREGERRVGEDGGVGESFVLHFQTEPQSEERTTSDRGYPEGPRNSLELSCPHPQALMSLNGQEVVFELGDENKMVGQGSGESVQMIALIQGEGGGEGEGGSYSGAGGAVGEGRGPMDGIFQLEGGEGIVIIEVSTSSLREGGLDRGEGGVTVERSEAKGGSGITERPEKDRNLAECIEIETGANEGENTATNGPTPNSQFS, encoded by the exons ATGACACCGGGAAAGAAGAGACACAGCTCCACCAACACTAATACACACACTTACATTAATACCAAACATACAACCTTTTATTCCCTAATCGTGTCTTGCCTCAACATGGCAAACTCAGCTCTAGTGGTCCAAGCAGAACTATTACCCCCTCAAtcgtcctcctccctctctcccttcccatcGCTGCAGGGACCAGGAGAAGGGGGGGAGGACAGGGTAAGGGAGGAAGAAGCGGATGGGGAGAAAGGGATGGTGGAGGGGGGTGAGGATATAGTgctgaccggggtaggggtgcaGATGGTGACGTCATCGGTCCTGGCTGCGCCCCATCTCCAGGAGCACCCTGAGCACCCGTTCCAGTGCCTGGATTGTGGCAAGAGCTTCAAGTGGTCTTCAAGGCTGGCCCACCACCAGCGCAGCCACAACAACGAGAGGCCCTACCGCTGTAACCTCTGCCCCAAGGCCTTCAAGGGCTCCTCCGCACTCCTCTACCACCAGAG GTCTCATTCAGGGGAGAAGCCCTATAAGTGTGAGGACTGTGACAAAGCCTTCAAACGCTCCTCTCTGCTCCAG GTCCATCGTAGCGTCCACACAGGCCTGCGGACCTTCCAGTGCCCCTACTGCCCGCTCACCTTCAAGTGGAGCTCCCACTACCAGTACCACCTGCGCCAGCACACAGGCGAGTGCCCCTACCCCTGCGACAGCTGCCCCAAGGCCTTCAAGAACTCCAGCAGCCTGCGCCGACACAAGAACGTGCACCTAGGTCTGAAACCCTACGTGTGCACCGTGTGTACCAAGGCCTTCACCCAGTCCACCAACCTCAGACAACACATgagaatccacacaggagagaggccCTACATCTGTGGAGAGTGTGGACGCAGTTTCACACACTCATCCAATCTGGCCCTGCACCGGAATTCTCAAAGTCACACTGGTGAAGGAAAGGGCGGGGAGACAGGGGGGGGCAACATGGGGGATGAGATACAGGAAGTGATAGTGGGGGAGGACGTGACATCACAAATGTTGACGGACATGGGCTTTGTGAGCCAGGAGGCCACGGTGGGTGTAGGGGTCGGGGAGGTATTCCTATCGTCAGGTCACCAGACCCTCCTGCCCCATCTCACCCTCACCCCCACCCAGGGGGGCGTGTGCACATCCAGGGCCATCGGGACAGAAGTGCACGTGAGCATGGAGTCGGGGGCCAGCGTGCTGCTGTACAGCTGTGGCAGCTGTAGTCAGACATTCAGCACACGGACAGAGCTAGAGGACCACCAGGCCATGCACCTGGGCCCCGGGGAGGAGGGGGGCAgcggggtgggggaggggggaggggtggggcATCTGCTGGCTGACTTTGAGGAGGTGGTGGAGACGACGGCAGCAGCAGAGAACGGACACACTACGGCTGAACTACTGGGACTGACCGGAGGG AATATGGGGACTACCCAGGCCCAGTTTGACCTGCTGCAGAGCTTCACAGTGAGGGCTCAGATCCCCACAGACAGCGTGGAGACAGGGTGTAACACCACAGGTACAGGGACGGGCACAGAGTGTGCCTACTGCGGGAAGAGCTTCAAGACCAGTGGAGGGCTCAACAGACACCTGGCACAG gtccactccctttctccctcccagtCTCGCTCCCAGTTCAGCTGCTCTGCATGCGACCGCTccttcaccctcctctcttccctgctcaCCCACCAGCACTCCCACACCCCTGAGCAGCGCCTCCTGGCCGAGGCTGAGGCGGAGATCGTCTGCCCCGCGTCCCTGTCCCTTTCCCTGCCCCTGCCCTCCTCCCCCAGCCAGGGGGAGCAGCACCAGGACACCCAGGGGGAGATCCACGTCAGCCTGATGGCTGTGACCgaggagggggacagggagatggTCAAGCCATCCACCAGAGCAGTGGTCAAGGGCCAGAGGAAAGGAGCAGCTAGTAAGACTGCTGGGGGGAACAATG AGAGGCCGTACCGTTGCTCTGAGTGTGGGAAGGCCTTCAAGGGCTCGTCAGGTCtgaggtaccacatgagggaccacacaggagagagaccctACCGCTGCACAGAGTGTGGCAAGAGCTTCAAGAGGTCCTCGCTGCTCTCCATACACCAGAGG gtgCATACAGGTGTGCGAGCATTCCAGTGCCCCTACTGCCCGCTCACCTTCAAGTGGAGCTCCCACTACCAGTACCACCTGCGCCAGCACACGGGCGAGCGGCCCTACGTGTGTCAGGAGTGTGGCAAGTCCTTCAAAAACAGCAGCTGTCTGAGGAGACACAGTCAGCTCCACTCTGGCCTGCGCCCTCACATTTGTCCCATCTGCTCCAAGTCCTTCTCACAGACCTCCAACCTCAAACAG CACGAACGCACCCACTCAGGCGAGCGGCCCTTCCACTGTGCCCAGTGTCACAAGAgcttcacccactcctccaatctCCAGCTCCACCTGAGAACCCACTCCTCCAGGAAAGACTACAAGTGTCCCTTCTGTGGGAAGGAGTTTGTCATGCAGTCCTACTTGCAGAGGCACATGAGGACCCATGGGAACGGGGCTGTGGCCGGGGACGCTGGGgtgggggggaaggagggaggcaggGCAGGTGGAGGGGTGACAACCACCACCACCTTACTAAACCCCATCACCCTAGAGACCACAGGGAACTCTGGGTCTCTGATCGTGTCTCAGCCGGCGCTGGACATTCCCCCCAACACCTCCCAGAACTACTTCATGATCCAGACAGCAAATGGGCTTCAGCTCATCCCCCTGTCTGCCCccgccccccctcctccccctccgccTCCCCCCCAGACACAGTACATCCTCCTACAGTGCCCCTCCACCAATGGGAGCCAGCCCAGCCTGATTCTCGTCCCCACCACAGCGACCAATCCCCAGCCCACCCTGGAGCCCCAGGGCCTCCCATTGGTCCAGACAGTTCTAAACCCTGCCCAAACCCAGATGCAACATTTCCAGACAATATCCCAGCAACAACAGCAGCCCAggttcatcatcaccaccaccaacaacaatgTAAACAACCCTCCTGTTGCTAAGACAACAACTCCCTCCCTGAACTCTATGCTGAACAAGCCCATTTTAGGGAAAAGTACACGGACAGCCAGGTCCAGGAGAGGACGGAAACCCAAAGCCGTTGTAGGTCGGAATACTGCCACCTCAGTTGCTATGACAACCACCTCTGTCACCATGACAACAGCCCCCATCAGTCAGTCGGGGGATGTAATACCTGTGTCTAGCTGTAATGTAACTAGTGTCACTCcagctactgttactgctgccaACACTATGACATCATCATTGCCATCGTCTTTACCCGCCAAGTCACAAAGTCCTTTCTCACCACCAAcagcctctgtctctgtttctaccccctcctcctctacctctgccGCTGTTACCTCAGGACCCCTAAAGGTTGCCACAGTTAACTCAGTTACCACGGTTACCCCATCCTCCCTGCCCTCTGACCCTGTGGCCTGGGTTGGGGAACCCCAAACCGCCCCAGAGTTGAGCAAGACCACTGAGCAGGACATGAGAGGGGAACAGTATGTCCTCTGCTTCCAGAAAGAAGGAGGGAAGAAGGAAGAGGTAAAgataggaggagagggaggagggtccTACGTGTTGCAGTTTGAAGGGGAGGGGTCCGGGGAGGGGGGGCAAGGAggaatgggcagagagggggatggggagtcATACGTGCTGCGCTttcagactgagggagagagagaaggagagagagagggagggaaggagaaaggaggCCTGGTGTCACTGAACCTGCTGCAGAAATGGGgaggagtgagggaaggagaaagacgagtaggggaggatggtggagtgGGAGAGTCCTTTGTGCTTCATTTCCAAACAGAGCCGCAGAGCGAAGAACGAACCACTTCTGACCGTGGCTATCCAGAAGGCCCCAGAAACAGCCTGGAACTTTCCTGCCCGCATCCCCAGGCCTTAATGTCTCTGAATGGGCAGGAGGTGGTGTTTGAGCTGGGGGATGAGAACAAGATGGTGGGTCAGGGGTCTGGAGAGAGTGTGCAGATGATAGCCCTGATCCAAGGCGaagggggtggggagggagaagggggcagTTACAGCGGGGCAGGGGGGGCtgtaggggagggcagggggcCAATGGATGGCATCTTtcagctggagggaggagaggggatcgTCATAATTGAGGTTAGCACCAGCAGTCTAAGAGAAGGGGGGCTGgacagaggggaaggaggagtaACTGTAGAGAGGAGTGAAGCAAAAGGAGGGAGTGGAATAACTGAGAGGCCTGAAAAAGACAGGAACTTAGCGGAATGCATTGAAATAGAGACTGGAGCGAATGAAGGAGAAAACACAGCTACGAATGGCCCTACACCTAACTCTCAGTTCTCTTAA